In Gemmata obscuriglobus, a single genomic region encodes these proteins:
- a CDS encoding RrF2 family transcriptional regulator: MTLLSRKADYALLILSYLYQNKSGGTARAIAEQFGLSRSFVANILKELCQSGFVASHRGVKGGYALSRDAAGVSLAELLETVEDGFRLTVCNTVHADGAEPCSHSSTCTVKGPMAGVYQRLMGVLRDVTLAELFDPQSPPPALHALPLLAGSCSPTSPVEPFPAQAVGT, from the coding sequence GTGACGCTGCTGAGCCGCAAGGCGGACTATGCCCTCCTGATTCTCTCGTACCTGTACCAGAACAAGAGCGGTGGGACCGCTCGCGCGATCGCCGAGCAGTTCGGGCTGAGCCGGTCGTTCGTGGCGAACATCCTGAAAGAGCTGTGCCAGAGCGGGTTCGTCGCCAGCCACCGCGGCGTGAAGGGCGGGTACGCCCTCTCCCGCGACGCCGCCGGCGTGAGCCTTGCGGAGCTGCTCGAAACCGTGGAAGACGGGTTCCGGCTCACGGTATGCAACACCGTCCACGCGGACGGGGCCGAACCGTGCTCGCACTCGTCAACGTGTACCGTAAAAGGGCCGATGGCCGGGGTGTACCAGCGGCTCATGGGCGTGCTCCGCGACGTGACGCTCGCGGAACTCTTCGACCCACAGAGCCCCCCGCCCGCCCTCCACGCGCTCCCGCTATTGGCGGGCAGTTGCTCGCCGACGTCCCCGGTCGAACCGTTCCCGGCGCAGGCGGTCGGCACCTGA
- a CDS encoding IscS subfamily cysteine desulfurase, which produces MSKMPVYMDNNATTRTDPRVVDAMLPYFTEKYGNAASRNHPFGWHAEEAVETARGQIAAIIGASAKEIIFTSGATESNNLAIKGVAAMYKKKGNHIVTQATEHKAVLDTCKRLERDGFQVTYLPVDKYGQVHAEQVREALTEKTVLVSIMAANNEIGSLLPIKDIGRLCKEKGVLFHTDAVQAVGKVPLDVEAMGIDLLSLTAHKIYGPKGIGALYVRKKDPRVRLEPQIDGGGHERGMRSGTLPVPLIVGLGTACDIAKNEMGEEVARTFALRERLRNGIMSKLPESYLNGHPTERLPGNANISFAYVEGEGLMMGIKDVAVSSGSACTSASLEPSYVLRALGVGDELAHSSIRFGIGRFNTEAEVDFVVELVTREVTRLREMSPLYEMVQAGIDLKSIEWAGH; this is translated from the coding sequence ATGTCGAAGATGCCGGTTTACATGGACAACAACGCCACCACCCGCACCGACCCGCGGGTGGTGGACGCGATGCTCCCCTACTTCACCGAGAAGTACGGCAACGCGGCCAGCCGCAACCACCCGTTCGGGTGGCACGCCGAGGAGGCCGTGGAGACGGCCCGCGGGCAGATCGCCGCGATCATCGGCGCCAGCGCGAAGGAGATCATCTTCACGAGCGGCGCGACCGAGAGCAACAACCTTGCGATCAAGGGCGTTGCCGCGATGTACAAGAAAAAAGGCAACCACATCGTCACCCAGGCGACCGAGCACAAGGCCGTGCTCGACACCTGCAAGCGTCTGGAGCGCGACGGGTTCCAGGTCACGTACCTGCCCGTGGATAAGTACGGCCAGGTCCACGCCGAGCAGGTGCGGGAGGCGCTGACCGAGAAGACCGTGCTCGTCTCGATCATGGCCGCCAACAACGAGATCGGCAGCCTGTTACCGATCAAGGACATCGGGCGGTTGTGTAAAGAAAAGGGTGTGCTGTTCCACACCGACGCCGTCCAGGCCGTTGGCAAGGTCCCGCTCGACGTCGAGGCGATGGGCATCGACCTGCTGAGCCTCACCGCCCACAAGATCTACGGCCCGAAGGGCATCGGGGCGCTCTACGTCCGCAAGAAGGACCCGCGGGTGCGGCTGGAGCCGCAAATCGACGGCGGCGGGCACGAGCGCGGGATGCGGTCCGGGACGCTGCCGGTGCCCCTGATCGTGGGGCTGGGGACCGCGTGCGACATCGCCAAGAACGAGATGGGCGAAGAGGTCGCGCGGACGTTCGCCCTCCGCGAGCGGCTGCGGAACGGCATCATGTCGAAGCTGCCCGAGAGCTACCTGAACGGGCACCCGACCGAGCGGCTGCCGGGCAACGCCAACATCAGCTTCGCCTATGTGGAAGGCGAGGGCCTGATGATGGGCATCAAGGACGTGGCGGTGTCGAGCGGGTCGGCCTGCACGAGCGCGAGCCTGGAACCGAGTTACGTGCTGCGGGCGCTGGGCGTGGGCGACGAACTGGCGCACTCCAGCATCCGGTTCGGCATCGGCCGCTTCAACACCGAGGCCGAGGTGGACTTCGTCGTCGAACTGGTCACGCGCGAGGTCACGCGGCTCCGCGAAATGTCCCCACTGTACGAGATGGTGCAGGCCGGGATCGACCTCAAGTCGATCGAGTGGGCTGGGCACTGA
- the iscU gene encoding Fe-S cluster assembly scaffold IscU, producing MPYSEKVLEHYNNPRNVGSFDMKDPTVGTGLVGAPECGDVMRLQIKVNPATGVIEDAKFKTFGCGSAIASSSLATEWLKGKTVDQALAIKNTEIVEELALPPVKVHCSVLAEDAIKAALKNYQEKQDADVAATEHAEQPEPAGV from the coding sequence ATGCCGTACAGCGAAAAGGTTCTCGAGCATTACAACAACCCGCGCAACGTCGGCAGCTTCGACATGAAGGACCCGACGGTCGGCACCGGGCTCGTCGGCGCCCCCGAGTGCGGCGACGTGATGCGGCTCCAGATCAAGGTGAACCCGGCCACCGGGGTGATCGAGGACGCGAAGTTCAAGACCTTCGGGTGCGGCTCGGCGATCGCGTCGAGCAGCCTCGCGACCGAGTGGCTCAAGGGCAAAACGGTCGACCAGGCGCTGGCGATCAAGAACACCGAGATCGTCGAAGAACTCGCGCTCCCGCCGGTCAAGGTTCACTGCTCGGTGCTCGCGGAAGACGCGATCAAGGCCGCGCTGAAGAACTACCAAGAGAAACAAGACGCCGACGTTGCCGCGACCGAACACGCGGAGCAGCCCGAGCCGGCCGGGGTGTAA
- a CDS encoding HesB/IscA family protein, with amino-acid sequence MSTATATAPETQQLGLAGNAPAGPPPIIVTEKAAAEVKRHIASMIESKEMEPDGKLYLRVRVQGGGCSGFQNKLDLDAKYDEKTDHKFDFHGVEVVVDKRSMLYLSGATVDFHDDLNKRGFTINNPQAKSTCGCGSSYTM; translated from the coding sequence ATGTCCACCGCCACCGCCACGGCTCCCGAAACGCAACAACTCGGCCTCGCGGGCAACGCCCCGGCCGGCCCGCCCCCGATCATCGTGACCGAGAAGGCCGCCGCTGAGGTGAAGCGGCACATCGCCAGCATGATCGAGAGCAAGGAGATGGAACCAGACGGCAAGCTGTACCTCCGCGTCCGGGTTCAGGGCGGCGGGTGCAGCGGGTTCCAGAACAAGCTCGACCTCGACGCCAAGTACGACGAGAAGACGGACCACAAGTTCGACTTCCACGGCGTCGAGGTGGTCGTGGACAAGCGCTCCATGCTGTACCTGTCCGGCGCCACGGTCGATTTCCACGACGACCTGAACAAGCGTGGGTTCACGATCAACAACCCGCAGGCCAAGAGCACCTGCGGCTGTGGCAGCTCGTACACCATGTAA
- the hscB gene encoding Fe-S protein assembly co-chaperone HscB — MTDYFHRLGLPRRFAVDAADLERAYLARSRAVHPDYHLAGSSADLNASLDLSAALNEAYNNLRDPFLRAEHLLGLMGGPSAAEQKQMPPAFLAEMLDAREELEAARGSPTKTEQLEQAFGSRLAGVLDDVAAAFGRLEPVAADSPERVNLLARIRGLLNAARYIRGLIRDLNAEQ, encoded by the coding sequence ATGACCGACTACTTTCACCGCCTCGGCCTTCCGAGGCGGTTCGCCGTTGATGCCGCGGATCTTGAACGAGCGTATCTCGCGCGGTCGCGTGCCGTTCACCCGGACTACCACCTCGCCGGCTCGTCCGCCGACCTGAATGCGAGCCTGGATCTGTCGGCCGCACTCAACGAGGCTTACAATAACCTCCGCGACCCGTTCCTGCGGGCTGAGCATTTGCTCGGCCTGATGGGCGGGCCGAGTGCGGCCGAGCAGAAGCAAATGCCGCCGGCCTTCCTGGCTGAGATGCTCGATGCCCGTGAGGAACTGGAGGCCGCGAGAGGTTCACCGACCAAGACCGAGCAACTCGAACAGGCGTTCGGCAGCCGCCTCGCCGGTGTACTTGATGATGTTGCGGCGGCGTTCGGTCGTTTGGAACCGGTTGCGGCAGATTCACCCGAACGCGTGAACCTTTTGGCCCGGATTCGTGGTCTATTGAACGCGGCCCGCTACATCCGTGGTCTCATTCGCGATCTCAATGCCGAGCAGTAA
- a CDS encoding carboxymuconolactone decarboxylase family protein, which translates to MYDPAQMKKLKTMRELAPEGMAAFDALNAAVFKDGALSLKVKELIAVAVAVTTQCPYCIDAHVKKAKAAGATDAELTEATLVAAALRAGGAVTHGTHAIS; encoded by the coding sequence GTGTACGATCCGGCACAGATGAAAAAGCTGAAGACGATGCGGGAACTCGCGCCGGAGGGGATGGCGGCGTTCGATGCACTCAACGCGGCGGTGTTCAAGGACGGGGCGTTGTCGCTCAAAGTGAAAGAACTCATCGCAGTCGCAGTGGCCGTGACGACGCAATGTCCGTATTGCATCGACGCACACGTTAAGAAGGCAAAAGCCGCGGGTGCGACGGATGCCGAACTGACGGAGGCGACTCTCGTCGCCGCGGCATTGCGGGCGGGCGGGGCGGTGACACACGGCACCCACGCCATAAGTTGA
- a CDS encoding IS66-like element ISGob3 family transposase: MTSVPQPPELPSDLPPAVVAYIRALEATVAQLQATVAALQVTVADLQTRLNQNSSNSSKPPSSDGPQVKPAPPKSPSGKRRGGQSGHPKAERTVLPPDTVHTLKPDTCRGCACPLTGDDPNPSIHQVHEIPVVRPQVTEYRCHRLRCPHCGAVTTAPVPADAAPGYGPRVQAVAAMLTGSCRLGKRVVSQLFDDLFGLPIRPATVCKLQHTTAAALAPVAEAALAYTRGHPANVDETGWTQGRQRAWLWVAVSTSVVAFLIRATRGRSAFDDLRDGSAQVHTTDRYPVYTHLPVHRRQVCWAHLRRDFQAMIDRGNDGSPIGAALLACSDELFGHWFRVRDGTLARSTFARVYARAVRARFRTHLGHGGRCGCPKTGAVCRELLAVEPALWTFARVGGVEPTNNAAERALRHAVCWRKTSYGTDSERGSRFVERILTVLASCRRQGRNVLAFLTDAVTAHRTGAKPPTLIPVPAQQPPMMNPTFAGC; encoded by the coding sequence ATGACATCTGTTCCTCAACCGCCGGAGCTACCGAGTGACCTGCCGCCAGCGGTGGTGGCGTACATTCGTGCGCTGGAAGCGACGGTTGCGCAGTTGCAGGCCACGGTCGCGGCTCTCCAGGTCACGGTGGCCGACCTTCAGACCCGGCTCAACCAGAATTCCAGCAACTCGTCGAAACCGCCCTCGTCGGATGGTCCGCAGGTGAAGCCGGCCCCGCCCAAGAGTCCCTCGGGGAAGCGGCGCGGCGGTCAATCGGGGCACCCCAAGGCCGAGCGCACCGTGCTGCCGCCCGACACGGTCCACACCCTCAAACCGGACACCTGCCGCGGGTGTGCGTGCCCACTCACCGGGGACGACCCGAACCCGTCGATTCACCAGGTGCATGAGATCCCGGTCGTCCGGCCGCAGGTGACCGAGTATCGGTGCCATCGGCTCCGGTGCCCGCACTGCGGCGCCGTGACGACCGCACCGGTGCCCGCCGACGCGGCTCCCGGGTACGGTCCCCGGGTCCAGGCGGTGGCCGCCATGCTCACCGGTTCGTGCCGCCTGGGCAAGCGGGTGGTGAGCCAACTGTTCGACGACCTGTTCGGGTTGCCCATCCGTCCGGCCACGGTGTGCAAACTCCAGCACACGACCGCGGCGGCTCTGGCCCCGGTGGCCGAAGCGGCTCTCGCGTACACCCGCGGGCACCCGGCGAACGTGGACGAAACGGGCTGGACGCAAGGGCGCCAGCGGGCCTGGTTGTGGGTCGCGGTGAGCACCTCGGTGGTCGCATTCCTGATCCGCGCCACCCGGGGCCGGAGCGCGTTCGACGACCTGCGGGACGGGTCCGCCCAGGTCCACACGACCGATCGGTATCCGGTGTACACGCATCTGCCGGTGCATCGGCGCCAGGTGTGCTGGGCGCACCTGCGGCGGGACTTCCAGGCGATGATCGATCGGGGCAACGACGGATCCCCGATCGGGGCCGCCCTGTTGGCCTGTTCCGACGAACTGTTCGGGCACTGGTTCCGGGTGCGGGACGGGACGTTAGCCCGGTCCACGTTCGCTCGCGTGTACGCCCGCGCCGTGCGGGCCCGGTTCCGCACGCACCTGGGGCACGGGGGCCGGTGCGGGTGCCCCAAGACCGGGGCCGTGTGCCGCGAGCTGTTGGCGGTGGAGCCGGCCCTGTGGACGTTCGCACGCGTGGGCGGGGTGGAACCGACCAACAACGCGGCCGAGCGGGCCCTGCGTCACGCCGTGTGCTGGCGCAAGACCAGCTACGGCACCGACTCCGAACGCGGTAGCCGGTTCGTGGAGCGGATCCTCACGGTCCTGGCCTCGTGTCGCCGGCAGGGCCGCAACGTGCTCGCATTCCTCACCGACGCCGTCACCGCACACCGTACCGGGGCAAAGCCACCAACACTGATCCCGGTCCCGGCTCAACAACCACCGATGATGAACCCAACTTTCGCTGGCTGTTGA